The following coding sequences lie in one Alloacidobacterium dinghuense genomic window:
- a CDS encoding DUF1624 domain-containing protein, whose translation MSSRDTVRAPIEKAGDQITSNRMSQRVASIDWMRGFVMVLMIVDHASMAFDAHHLDHDSAMYADAGTMALPGAEFFTRWITHLCAPTFVFLMGTSLALSVERRVVKGVNAWEIDKSMLTRGAIIALLDLTIISLGSGYWNFGVLFAIGVSMICMVPLRRLPTWAMLLLAIGWMFLGEILTGWFWVPPGNSSVPAALTVANYASSMLVIKYPVIPWLAISVLGWVFGRHLIRFAASQSKVSGRNVLWACGAVSLILFAVARGMRGYGDMFLHRADDSWQQWLHVSKYPPSLTYYALELGILFLCLAVLRTLELRIGVRQNGMFYVFGQTAMFFYIVHRLAFEVPATYFGLRDVYGLGATYGVSAVMLVLLYPACRWYRTVKAAHPQSILKYL comes from the coding sequence ATGAGCTCCAGGGATACCGTTCGAGCTCCGATTGAGAAGGCCGGCGATCAAATAACAAGCAATCGGATGTCACAACGTGTTGCCTCCATTGACTGGATGCGCGGCTTCGTCATGGTACTCATGATCGTCGACCACGCTTCCATGGCTTTCGACGCCCACCACCTGGATCACGACTCTGCCATGTATGCCGATGCGGGCACGATGGCTCTTCCAGGCGCAGAATTTTTCACTCGCTGGATAACGCACCTTTGCGCGCCTACATTCGTGTTCCTCATGGGAACTTCTTTGGCTCTGAGCGTAGAACGTCGCGTCGTCAAAGGCGTCAACGCATGGGAAATTGACAAGAGCATGCTGACGCGCGGCGCGATTATTGCGCTTCTCGATTTGACGATCATCTCCCTGGGCTCCGGCTATTGGAATTTCGGCGTGTTGTTTGCCATCGGTGTTTCGATGATCTGCATGGTACCGCTTCGGCGCCTGCCCACCTGGGCCATGCTCTTGCTAGCTATCGGCTGGATGTTCCTCGGAGAGATCCTGACCGGCTGGTTCTGGGTGCCCCCCGGGAACTCTTCCGTACCAGCGGCATTGACAGTGGCAAACTACGCAAGCAGCATGCTGGTCATCAAGTATCCGGTGATTCCATGGCTGGCGATCTCGGTCCTCGGATGGGTTTTCGGCCGCCACCTCATCCGCTTCGCCGCCAGCCAAAGCAAGGTCTCCGGAAGAAATGTTTTGTGGGCTTGCGGGGCTGTCAGCCTGATTCTCTTCGCGGTTGCCCGAGGCATGCGCGGATACGGCGACATGTTTCTGCACCGCGCAGACGACTCGTGGCAGCAGTGGCTGCACGTCAGTAAGTATCCACCGTCTCTCACATATTATGCCCTGGAGCTTGGCATTCTATTCCTTTGCCTCGCGGTGCTCAGGACACTCGAACTGCGCATCGGCGTCCGCCAGAACGGCATGTTCTATGTCTTCGGACAGACCGCCATGTTCTTTTACATCGTCCACCGTCTCGCATTCGAAGTCCCAGCAACCTATTTCGGCCTCCGGGACGTCTACGGTTTAGGCGCGACCTATGGTGTTTCTGCGGTGATGCTTGTTCTACTCTATCCAGCATGCCGCTGGTATCGCACGGTCAAGGCAGCACATCCTCAATCGATTTTGAAGTACCTGTAG
- a CDS encoding type II asparaginase, whose product MTQKCKALFLLLVAVTLESSHPSSAQANPSRPLPNIVILATGGTIAGAASTSTQASYTSGAVTIDAMLAAVPGIRDLANIRGEQIANVGSQDMTLAIMLTLAKRINILLAQRDVDGIVVTHGTDTMEETAYFLNLVVKSDKPVVLVGSMRPSTAVSADGPLNLFNAVGVAADSKAAGRGVLVVMNDWIHAAHSLTKTSTTAVQTFMSPLRGLVGVCAYGKNDFFNSPPWKHTTGSEFDITDVNQLPRVDIVYGYADMPADLIDASVKNGAKGIVIAGVGNGNMNKASLDAAERAVKAGVVVVRSSRVATGSIGRNVEVNDDEMNFVASDELNPQKSRILLALALLKPRSTAEIQNLFYSY is encoded by the coding sequence ATGACACAGAAGTGCAAAGCATTATTCCTGCTTCTGGTTGCTGTTACCCTCGAGAGTTCCCATCCCTCCTCAGCTCAAGCGAATCCTTCGAGGCCGCTTCCAAATATTGTGATCCTGGCGACCGGAGGAACGATCGCCGGGGCTGCGTCCACGAGCACGCAGGCGTCTTACACTTCCGGTGCGGTAACCATCGATGCGATGCTTGCTGCCGTCCCCGGAATCAGGGATCTCGCTAACATCAGGGGCGAGCAGATTGCGAACGTCGGATCGCAAGACATGACGCTTGCCATCATGCTCACACTTGCGAAGCGAATCAATATCTTGTTGGCACAGAGAGATGTCGATGGAATTGTTGTCACCCACGGCACCGACACCATGGAAGAGACCGCCTATTTCCTCAATCTGGTGGTAAAGAGCGATAAGCCAGTCGTGCTCGTGGGCTCAATGCGACCCTCGACCGCGGTCAGTGCGGATGGGCCTTTGAACCTGTTCAACGCTGTCGGCGTTGCAGCCGACTCAAAAGCTGCCGGACGAGGAGTCCTCGTCGTCATGAATGATTGGATTCACGCGGCACACTCTCTTACGAAGACGAGCACAACCGCTGTTCAAACCTTCATGTCTCCCCTGCGTGGTCTGGTTGGAGTTTGCGCCTATGGCAAGAATGACTTCTTTAACTCGCCCCCATGGAAGCACACCACGGGAAGCGAATTTGATATCACCGATGTTAACCAGTTGCCTCGGGTGGATATTGTTTACGGCTATGCGGATATGCCTGCCGACCTGATCGACGCCTCCGTAAAAAACGGCGCCAAGGGCATCGTTATCGCCGGCGTTGGAAATGGAAACATGAACAAGGCATCGTTAGATGCCGCAGAGCGAGCCGTTAAGGCCGGAGTGGTAGTCGTTAGAAGCAGCCGCGTCGCAACAGGAAGCATTGGACGGAATGTCGAAGTAAACGACGACGAAATGAACTTTGTCGCTTCTGACGAGCTCAATCCGCAAAAGTCCAGAATCCTGCTGGCGCTGGCGCTGCTCAAACCCCGCTCCACCGCTGAAATTCAGAACTTGTTTTACAGCTACTAA
- a CDS encoding DUF2950 domain-containing protein, whose protein sequence is MKSISANKNLLGLAWAVSAIAMACLSVPALLTAQQPEAKEAPPAAAATPTAAPAAGAKTFDSPQQAADALISAAEQWDESTLIQIFDPDGDDIVLTGEIVQDRQRAADFAAEAHEKKTVSIDPKTGNRAFLIVGNEEWPFPVPMVKTGNKWHFDSAAGKQELLYRRIGANELDAIQICHGYVEAQESYALEPREGYNVNQYAQRIISTPGKQDGLAWQNADGTWSGPIGEKIANVIEQGYSNRAEPYHGYFFKVLKGQGPAAPMGQMDYVVQGVMIGGFALVAAPAEYRVTGVKTFIVSNDGVVYEKDFGVGTFDQFKKMELFNPDKSWTPVPDEDD, encoded by the coding sequence ATGAAATCAATATCTGCCAACAAGAATCTCCTCGGACTTGCCTGGGCTGTGAGCGCAATTGCGATGGCATGCTTGTCCGTTCCCGCTCTCCTTACCGCTCAGCAACCTGAGGCGAAGGAAGCTCCTCCGGCCGCTGCCGCCACACCGACAGCAGCGCCTGCTGCAGGTGCAAAGACTTTCGACTCACCGCAACAAGCTGCTGACGCGTTGATTAGCGCGGCGGAGCAGTGGGACGAATCTACACTCATTCAGATCTTCGATCCTGACGGCGACGATATCGTACTTACCGGAGAAATTGTGCAGGACCGCCAGCGCGCCGCTGACTTCGCCGCCGAGGCGCACGAAAAGAAGACTGTCTCCATTGACCCGAAGACCGGGAACCGCGCATTCCTCATTGTGGGTAATGAAGAATGGCCCTTCCCGGTTCCGATGGTAAAGACAGGCAATAAATGGCACTTTGACAGCGCTGCCGGCAAACAGGAGCTGTTATATCGTCGCATCGGAGCCAATGAACTTGACGCTATTCAAATCTGCCATGGTTACGTGGAAGCGCAGGAATCATACGCACTAGAGCCACGCGAAGGTTACAACGTAAACCAGTACGCGCAGCGAATCATCAGCACGCCCGGCAAGCAGGACGGACTGGCCTGGCAAAACGCAGATGGCACATGGAGCGGCCCCATCGGGGAAAAGATTGCAAACGTGATCGAACAGGGCTACTCCAACCGCGCAGAACCCTACCATGGCTATTTCTTCAAGGTCCTCAAAGGACAGGGCCCTGCTGCTCCGATGGGACAGATGGACTACGTGGTGCAAGGCGTCATGATCGGAGGCTTTGCGCTCGTCGCTGCGCCGGCCGAATACCGTGTGACTGGAGTGAAAACCTTCATCGTCAGCAATGACGGTGTTGTCTACGAGAAGGATTTCGGGGTCGGCACTTTCGATCAATTCAAGAAAATGGAACTGTTCAACCCAGACAAATCCTGGACCCCAGTTCCAGATGAGGACGACTAG
- a CDS encoding DUF3300 domain-containing protein has translation MNLKPRIFGTAIRRFLVAVCAVMLVPGDSLADIEHASLSQNQTSASQNQASAPQQQAAKIPPDQLDSLVAPIALYPDPMLAQVLAASTYPLEIIQLQQWLTKNPGLKDKALADAVAKQSWDPSVQALAGLPDVVKRLADDIQWATDLGNAFLAQQSDVMDAVQRMRKKAQDKGNLKSNEQQKVETKVIESKSVIVVEQANPQVVYVPSYNPTVVYGPPVYPYPPVYYPPPGYYAAGMAISFGVGVAMGAFWGGGGWGWGCGWGGNNDITINRNSNFNRNTNINGGNRVNGGNRPSQLPSRGGAGGAGGVGGAGGVGGAGGIGGAGGVGGVGGVGGAGNRPSQLPSGGRGDSWQHNPQHRGGAPYRDRATADRFGGQARGDSLANRQAGARQQIGRQGGNLTSNRANGLGGGNRSGGAGVSNRAAGGAGVSNRAGGGGDRVGSRDISRGGGGGGRDAFGGGSGGFNGASARANSSRGSSSMGSRGGGGGRRGGGGRR, from the coding sequence ATGAACCTGAAACCAAGGATATTCGGCACAGCAATTCGACGTTTTCTGGTTGCAGTCTGCGCAGTCATGCTCGTGCCGGGAGACTCACTGGCAGATATCGAGCATGCGTCCTTGTCGCAAAACCAGACGTCTGCATCGCAGAACCAAGCGTCTGCGCCGCAGCAACAGGCTGCGAAGATTCCGCCGGACCAACTGGATTCTCTCGTGGCGCCCATTGCGCTTTATCCCGACCCGATGCTGGCTCAGGTCCTTGCCGCGTCTACGTATCCGCTGGAGATCATTCAACTCCAGCAGTGGCTCACGAAGAACCCGGGGCTGAAGGACAAAGCGCTCGCCGACGCCGTCGCGAAACAATCGTGGGATCCCAGCGTCCAGGCTTTAGCCGGACTCCCCGACGTGGTGAAGCGGCTAGCAGACGACATCCAGTGGGCGACCGATCTCGGCAACGCTTTTCTGGCGCAGCAGAGCGATGTGATGGATGCCGTGCAGCGGATGCGTAAGAAGGCTCAGGACAAGGGCAATCTGAAATCGAACGAGCAGCAGAAGGTAGAAACCAAGGTCATTGAAAGCAAAAGCGTAATCGTAGTAGAACAGGCCAATCCTCAAGTCGTGTATGTACCCTCCTACAACCCCACCGTTGTGTATGGGCCGCCAGTGTACCCATATCCTCCTGTGTACTATCCGCCTCCGGGATACTACGCGGCGGGAATGGCGATCTCTTTTGGCGTGGGTGTTGCGATGGGTGCGTTCTGGGGCGGCGGCGGCTGGGGCTGGGGCTGCGGCTGGGGAGGCAACAACGACATCACCATCAATCGCAATAGCAATTTCAACCGCAACACGAACATCAATGGTGGCAATCGGGTGAACGGCGGCAACCGCCCGTCGCAATTGCCTTCTCGCGGCGGCGCTGGTGGCGCTGGAGGTGTTGGCGGTGCCGGTGGTGTGGGCGGCGCTGGAGGTATTGGCGGTGCCGGCGGCGTCGGTGGTGTGGGCGGTGTTGGTGGTGCAGGCAACCGTCCGTCGCAACTCCCGTCCGGTGGTCGCGGCGACAGTTGGCAGCACAACCCGCAACACCGGGGCGGCGCTCCATACCGGGATCGAGCTACGGCTGACCGGTTTGGCGGTCAGGCTCGCGGGGACTCACTCGCCAACCGTCAGGCTGGAGCAAGACAACAGATTGGAAGGCAGGGCGGAAATCTGACCAGTAATCGCGCAAACGGTTTAGGCGGCGGGAACCGCAGTGGAGGCGCCGGGGTTAGCAATCGTGCTGCGGGAGGGGCGGGCGTCAGTAATCGTGCTGGCGGTGGAGGAGATCGTGTAGGAAGCAGGGATATCTCGCGCGGCGGCGGAGGCGGCGGACGTGATGCCTTCGGTGGCGGTTCCGGCGGATTCAACGGAGCGAGCGCACGCGCCAACAGCAGCCGCGGTTCATCGAGTATGGGATCGCGCGGCGGTGGCGGTGGGCGAAGAGGCGGCGGTGGGCGCAGGTAG
- a CDS encoding SemiSWEET family sugar transporter — protein MARFNSVILVVPLACLIMIDGCQEHLPRDIQSLFFPGLRRSEVFGFLAGLGTTFAALPDLIVMLKRRSSVGMNPRMAAIIGVFQILWVYYGLLIVSRPVVLWNVIGVFINFLSVGAYLHFSRKEKSIAASHVGS, from the coding sequence ATGGCCCGATTCAACTCAGTGATACTCGTCGTTCCCCTGGCGTGTCTGATCATGATCGATGGCTGTCAGGAACACCTTCCACGCGACATACAGAGCCTGTTCTTTCCCGGCCTTCGCCGGTCAGAAGTCTTCGGTTTTCTTGCTGGCCTGGGGACAACCTTTGCCGCCCTACCGGACTTGATTGTGATGTTGAAACGTCGGTCCAGCGTTGGCATGAACCCGAGGATGGCGGCCATCATCGGAGTGTTCCAGATTCTCTGGGTTTACTACGGTCTGTTGATTGTTTCTCGGCCAGTTGTCTTGTGGAACGTTATCGGTGTGTTCATTAATTTCCTGAGCGTCGGCGCGTATCTTCATTTCTCTCGCAAGGAAAAATCGATCGCGGCGAGTCACGTTGGAAGTTGA
- a CDS encoding OmpA family protein yields MNRFTLFNARYLATLALISTLAPLTLAAQKTVKVEGLIKGRSGENMIVQTTDNPNLVVELTDGTDVGQVQGMFKARNKKMSMAALIPGLAVKVEGYYHDTRLIARQVRFKGNDLQQAEAIQAGTHEVKQQAQQNAAELEKHNAELQAQNQALQEHQAAIEANQAKIAANKAAVDAAIARFGQLDDYYIMDEVTVLFGNGKTKVDPQYNPQLLALADKAKGVDGYMIEVTGYASTTGSAATNQRLSEDRAQNVTNILLQQAKIPLTRMLAPGAMGESNQVASDKTAEGQAENRRVVVRVLQNKAIAGPTS; encoded by the coding sequence ATGAACCGGTTCACATTATTTAACGCTAGATACCTTGCAACTCTGGCTCTAATCAGCACACTGGCGCCATTGACACTTGCGGCTCAAAAGACTGTAAAAGTTGAAGGCCTGATTAAAGGACGAAGCGGTGAAAACATGATCGTGCAAACCACGGACAATCCAAATCTCGTGGTTGAGCTGACCGATGGCACGGATGTGGGCCAGGTGCAGGGGATGTTCAAGGCTCGCAACAAGAAAATGTCCATGGCTGCCCTGATTCCAGGCCTGGCGGTAAAGGTGGAAGGCTACTACCATGACACTCGGCTCATAGCTCGACAGGTAAGGTTCAAGGGCAATGATCTGCAACAGGCTGAAGCCATTCAAGCCGGGACCCATGAAGTCAAGCAGCAAGCCCAACAAAACGCGGCTGAATTGGAAAAGCATAATGCGGAGCTGCAGGCACAGAATCAGGCACTGCAGGAGCATCAGGCAGCCATCGAGGCGAATCAGGCTAAAATCGCTGCGAACAAAGCGGCCGTGGATGCCGCTATCGCACGCTTCGGTCAACTGGACGACTATTACATCATGGATGAGGTAACTGTTTTGTTCGGCAACGGCAAGACCAAGGTCGATCCGCAATACAATCCCCAGCTTCTGGCGCTGGCTGACAAGGCCAAAGGAGTCGATGGTTACATGATCGAAGTAACAGGCTATGCCTCTACCACCGGCAGTGCCGCTACGAATCAGAGACTTAGTGAAGACCGAGCCCAGAATGTGACGAACATTCTTCTTCAGCAAGCTAAAATTCCACTCACCAGAATGCTGGCTCCAGGTGCAATGGGAGAGAGTAATCAAGTCGCTAGTGACAAGACCGCTGAAGGGCAGGCCGAGAATCGCCGTGTGGTGGTGCGCGTTCTACAAAACAAGGCGATTGCCGGGCCTACAAGCTAA
- the glsA gene encoding glutaminase A gives MAVSFVPLRLSAQASSPVAPRRELVESVVKEAYDKFRNEAKGKNADYIPYLAQVDSKLFGIAIVTTDNQVLTLGDVNYSFSIQSISKVFTLALAMEELGPDKTFERIGSEPTGRAFNSVPAVVDMPTHTGNPFVNAGAIATTSLISGKDANEKWDKILNFYNKVAGEKLTLIEEVYKSEAATNTGNKALSMLLAKYDRIYADPFESVDIYTKQCSVGVNASQLARMGATLANNGVNPASGEQVIKREDVPYILATMTMAGLYDSSGSWAWHVGLPAKSGVGGGIVAIAPGKGAIAVFAPPLDEAGNSVKAQEVIDYVAQKLNYNLYSPSSVGLK, from the coding sequence ATGGCGGTAAGTTTCGTACCTCTTCGACTGTCAGCACAGGCCAGCAGTCCCGTTGCCCCTCGGCGGGAGCTTGTGGAATCCGTAGTTAAGGAGGCCTACGACAAATTCCGGAACGAAGCAAAGGGAAAGAATGCTGACTATATTCCATACCTTGCACAAGTAGACTCGAAACTCTTTGGTATTGCTATCGTCACTACCGACAATCAGGTGCTCACACTCGGGGACGTGAACTATTCCTTTTCAATCCAGTCCATCTCGAAGGTCTTCACTCTGGCTCTCGCGATGGAAGAACTCGGGCCAGACAAGACGTTTGAGCGAATCGGTTCGGAACCAACCGGCCGTGCGTTCAATTCTGTGCCAGCCGTCGTCGACATGCCAACGCATACTGGCAACCCTTTCGTCAACGCGGGCGCCATCGCCACGACCAGTCTCATATCCGGCAAAGACGCGAATGAGAAATGGGACAAGATTCTGAATTTCTATAACAAAGTCGCTGGTGAAAAATTGACACTCATCGAAGAGGTCTATAAATCAGAAGCTGCCACAAACACTGGAAATAAAGCTCTGTCAATGCTGCTGGCCAAGTATGACCGCATTTATGCCGATCCCTTCGAATCGGTCGACATTTATACCAAACAATGTTCCGTGGGAGTGAATGCAAGCCAACTTGCCCGGATGGGCGCGACACTGGCGAACAATGGAGTCAACCCTGCATCGGGAGAGCAGGTCATCAAGCGCGAAGACGTCCCGTACATTCTCGCTACGATGACGATGGCCGGGCTGTACGACTCTTCCGGAAGCTGGGCCTGGCATGTCGGTCTCCCCGCAAAGAGTGGTGTCGGAGGCGGCATTGTTGCAATTGCTCCAGGCAAGGGCGCTATCGCCGTGTTTGCGCCGCCGCTGGATGAAGCGGGTAACAGCGTCAAAGCGCAAGAGGTGATCGACTATGTCGCTCAGAAACTGAACTACAACCTTTATTCGCCGAGTTCGGTTGGATTGAAGTAG
- a CDS encoding DcaP family trimeric outer membrane transporter: MRQNNTTRWRETLQGIVATIIVCATSLQAQIQKSQSPDLQVLKDKMQRLEEEMQELKDEINVAEQAQPTPLAAAVAALRTPAPPPMANEKASTEREKSESTIDLYGFVMTDTGYDFGQIDPQWFDVERPTKLPAFANEFGGNGNTYFGVRQTRFGVRTSTPTDWGDLKTQFEFELFGTGVDAGQTTFRLRHAYGELGQFGAGQTWSPFMDIDVFPNLLEYWGPNGMVFFRNVQVRWMPIRSSHTEVIAALERPGASADQGVYSDRIELQNVKPRFNLPDVSGHVRLTRNWGYVQAAGIFRKIGWVDYNDPKYNLSGTAYGWGVNVTSNLKLSSRDIARLAVVYGEGVENYMNDAPVDIGIKNNFGNPVTPVKGVPLPVLGVVSFLDHNWGERFSSSAGYSMVNIDNSNAQNPADFHQGHYALANLLYHPVPTVTMGGEFQFGRRLNFSDGYSFNDYKMQFSFKYDWKKSFAY, encoded by the coding sequence ATGAGACAAAACAACACTACTCGGTGGAGAGAGACTCTACAGGGTATCGTCGCGACGATCATCGTGTGCGCGACGAGCTTACAAGCTCAAATCCAGAAATCTCAAAGCCCGGATCTACAAGTCTTGAAAGACAAAATGCAGCGGCTTGAGGAGGAGATGCAAGAGCTGAAAGATGAGATCAACGTGGCGGAGCAGGCCCAGCCAACGCCACTTGCAGCCGCCGTAGCCGCGCTACGCACGCCGGCTCCTCCTCCCATGGCGAATGAGAAGGCGTCCACAGAACGGGAAAAGTCAGAAAGCACGATCGACCTGTACGGCTTCGTCATGACCGACACTGGGTACGACTTCGGCCAGATTGACCCGCAATGGTTTGATGTCGAGCGTCCCACCAAATTGCCGGCGTTTGCAAATGAGTTTGGAGGCAATGGAAATACCTACTTCGGCGTGCGTCAAACACGATTTGGAGTTAGGACTTCGACCCCGACTGACTGGGGTGATCTTAAGACCCAGTTTGAGTTCGAATTGTTCGGGACCGGAGTTGACGCGGGTCAGACAACTTTTCGACTTCGACATGCTTACGGGGAGTTAGGGCAATTCGGCGCCGGCCAAACCTGGAGCCCGTTCATGGACATCGATGTGTTCCCGAACTTGCTTGAGTATTGGGGACCGAACGGGATGGTTTTCTTCCGCAACGTACAAGTCCGCTGGATGCCAATACGCAGTAGCCATACCGAAGTCATAGCAGCGCTAGAGCGACCCGGCGCCAGTGCAGACCAGGGTGTCTATTCCGACCGCATTGAGTTACAGAACGTCAAGCCACGCTTTAATTTGCCCGATGTTTCTGGGCACGTGCGGTTGACGAGGAATTGGGGCTACGTCCAGGCGGCAGGGATTTTCAGGAAAATCGGATGGGTCGACTACAACGACCCTAAGTACAACCTCAGTGGTACCGCTTACGGGTGGGGTGTAAATGTCACCTCGAATCTTAAGTTGAGCAGTCGGGATATAGCCAGGCTCGCTGTTGTCTACGGTGAGGGCGTAGAGAACTACATGAATGATGCGCCTGTCGATATCGGCATCAAGAACAATTTCGGGAATCCCGTCACACCCGTCAAAGGTGTGCCTCTGCCAGTCCTCGGGGTGGTTTCGTTCCTCGATCATAACTGGGGCGAACGCTTCAGCAGTTCGGCTGGCTACTCCATGGTCAACATCGATAATTCGAACGCGCAGAACCCAGCCGATTTTCATCAAGGGCACTATGCACTCGCCAATCTGCTTTATCACCCGGTTCCCACGGTCACGATGGGCGGTGAATTCCAGTTCGGCAGACGCCTGAACTTCAGCGATGGTTACAGTTTTAACGACTACAAGATGCAGTTTTCTTTCAAGTACGACTGGAAGAAAAGCTTCGCATATTGA